A genomic stretch from Oreochromis niloticus isolate F11D_XX linkage group LG11, O_niloticus_UMD_NMBU, whole genome shotgun sequence includes:
- the ankrd34a gene encoding ankyrin repeat domain-containing protein 34A, whose protein sequence is MGDGGPLQTEGNALLKAVFQGKLRLTRLLLEGGAYINEGNERGETPISAACLASYDDPQTRQRMVRYLLEKGADPNIPDKSGRTALMHACAEQAGKEVVSLLLENGADPSLKDYSGSSALVHAINKGDRDTLQVLLDSCKAKGKEVIIITTDTSPSGTKKTKQYLNSPPSPGIVDKLSPACMSPSEVEIGTSSPAGDKDEEGIFSFKLTSALPLPSARPPGEKRPPPRKLLKRLNSEPWGLVAPSVLSGVPQDRVDGGLEEEEGNSNLNKTITEMNGLTVTEPVRPLLSRRHSIETHDPTSPKLIDRSCSEDCAGLSGPSWADKVQQHQILYRRNTAPESQENAAGPGTVVARALAHPKLTRMEHYESDTHLCPESIPGSPDSGRVSVERRRYNASPLSLVTSSSRESLENIPNSVSPITMRRRGPGLLERRGSGTLLLDHISHTRPGFLPPLNINPQRPIPDIRANGKPTSPINSGHKILVPVAPASPKRGPDFKMKKKLMRRHSMQTEQMKQLSTFQEILAEKVLESNGD, encoded by the coding sequence ATGGGCGATGGAGGACCCCTGCAGACTGAGGGGAATGCCCTCCTCAAAGCTGTCTTCCAGGGGAAGTTGAGGCTGACCCGCCTGCTGCTGGAGGGTGGCGCCTACATCAATGAGGGCAATGAGCGTGGGGAGACGCCCATCTCCGCTGCCTGCTTAGCAAGCTACGATGACCCACAGACCCGGCAGAGGATGGTGAGGTATCTGCTGGAGAAAGGAGCTGACCCCAACATCCCTGACAAGAGTGGCCGGACAGCGCTGATGCATGCCTGTGCAGAGCAGGCAGGAAAGGAGGTGGTCTCACTGCTGCTGGAGAATGGAGCCGATCCCAGCCTCAAAGACTACTCTGGTTCCTCTGCTCTTGTCCACGCCATCAACAAAGGGGACCGTGACACCCTGCAGGTTCTGCTGGACTCCTGCAAGGCCAAGGGCAAGGAGGTGATCATCATCACCACCGACACATCTCCATCAGGCACCAAGAAGACCAAACAGTACCTCAACTCCCCACCATCCCCAGGCATTGTAGACAAACTGTCTCCTGCCTGTATGTCACCCTCTGAGGTGGAGATTGGCACCTCCTCCCCTGCAGGAGACAAAGATGAGGAAGGAATCTTCAGCTTCAAACTCACCTCAGCATTACCTTTACCTTCAGCTCGACCTCCAGGTGAGAAGAGGCCACCGCCCCGTAAACTGCTTAAGCGTCTGAACTCAGAACCGTGGGGCCTGGTGGCACCTTCGGTTCTCAGTGGGGTTCCCCAGGACCGGGTGGATGGAGgtctggaggaggaggagggcaaCAGCAACCTGAACAAGACGATCACAGAGATGAACGGACTGACTGTCACAGAGCCGGTGAGGCCACTATTGTCACGGCGTCACAGCATTGAGACGCACGACCCCACGTCCCCTAAACTCATTGACCGATCCTGCTCTGAGGACTGCGCAGGGCTTTCTGGTCCATCGTGGGCTGATAAAGTCCAGCAGCACCAGATCCTCTACCGCAGGAACACAGCTCCAGAATCCCAGGAGAATGCTGCTGGACCTGGGACAGTTGTGGCCCGAGCCCTAGCTCACCCCAAGCTCACACGGATGGAGCACTACGAGTCAGATACCCACCTTTGTCCAGAGTCAATTCCTGGATCACCGGACTCTGGGAGGGTTTCGGTAGAGCGGAGGAGGTACAACGCTTCCCCCTTGTCCCTGGTCACAAGTTCTTCCAGGGAGTCTCTGGAAAACATCCCCAACTCAGTTTCCCCCATCACTATGCGACGGCGTGGCCCAGGGCTCCTGGAGCGCCGGGGCTCTGGGACCCTGCTGCTGGACCACATCTCCCACACCAGGCCCGGCTTCCTGCCTCCGCTTAACATCAACCCGCAGAGACCCATCCCTGACATCCGGGCCAATGGGAAACCCACCTCCCCCATCAACTCTGGACACAAGATCCTGGTCCCAGTAGCCCCAGCCTCACCCAAACGGGGCCCAGACTTCaagatgaagaagaagctgATGAGGAGACACTCGATGCAGACAGAGCAGATGAAGCAGCTTTCAACCTTCCAGGAGATTCTGGCGGAGAAAGTCCTTGAGTCCAACGGGGATTGA